In Helianthus annuus cultivar XRQ/B chromosome 8, HanXRQr2.0-SUNRISE, whole genome shotgun sequence, a single genomic region encodes these proteins:
- the LOC110870111 gene encoding leucine-rich repeat extensin-like protein 1: MASSAAPAPAPSFEFGHDIDDDSDPVFPPGFDPDHDIEFIHLDQPMEDPVAPVDLVFADPADFDMEFVDPKPAVALEPVVDAPAVAPLVDDLPVDDHPVVAPLLEDDHAAHIDAPHVAEIPADPVVAPLPDPVPVQFDHAPFATHIDPRYAHTHNGWIDDDDDFPPFVVPVTPPVAPASAPIDAPLFPAHVTDAHHADLPVTFLQDIPPPRPGEGSSRQPFGHTPFMTGGDQFVPPIPHHTFVPPVTPSAIPSFAPSSEPFLWTSPPIMPPSDPYHPYHMGRCGP, from the exons ATGGCATCATCCGCTGCACCTGCCCCTGCCCCTAGCTTTGAGTTTGGTCATGACATTGATGATGATTCGGATCCTGTTTTTCCACCCGGCTTTGATCCCGATCATGACATTGAGTTTATTCAtttagatcagcccatggaggatcccgtaGCCCCTGTCGATCTTGTGTTTGCTGATCCCGCTGACTTTgacatggagtttgttgatccgaaGCCTGCTGTGGCCCTTGAGCCAGTTgtcgatgcacctgctgttgctcctttggTTGATGATTTACCTGTTGAcgatcatcctgttgttgctccactgttggaggaTGATCATGCTGCTCATATTGATGCTCCTCATGTTGCTGAGattcctgctgatcctgttgTTGCCCCTCTTCCTGATCCTGTACCTGTGCAGTTCGATCACGCACCTTTCGCAACCCATATTGATCCACGATATGCTCACACCCacaatgggtggatagacgatgatgatgatttccCACCTTTCGTGGTACCTGTTACACCACCTGTAGCCCCTGCTTCAGCTCCTATTGATGCACCTTTGTTTCCCGCACACGTCACAGATGCGCATCACGCAGACCTTCCTGTTACATTTCTCCAGGACATCCCTCCGCCACGTCCTGGAGAGGGCTCATCTCGTCAACCTTTTGGTCATACACCTTTCATGACaggaggagatcagtttgtaccTCCGATTCCTCATCATACTTTTGTTCCCCCTGTTACCCCATCTGCTATACCATCCTTCGCTCCATCTAGTGAGCCGTTCCTCTGGACTTCGCCACCCATTATGCCACCATCTGATCCTTATCATCCTTACCACATGG ggcgatgtggcccttag